The genomic interval GGAGATGTGATATGAGTAAAGAAAAAAACAAACTAAAATCAATTGATACGCCCAATTATCGCTATTGGTCTGCGTTGTATATGTCACTTTACTCCAGACTTCTTTATGTCGATGTCGGAAAGCGTTGGAAGGGACTCGGTTTTCTTTATCTTTTATTGGCTATAGCTTTGTTTTCAATTCCATTTGTTATAAGAATGGATTTAAGTTTCAATAATTCTTTTAATGAACAACTTATTAAACCTTTGGAGGAAATTCCGATTTTTTATATCCAGGAGGGGAATGTTGTTTTTGACAAACCTATGCCTTATTTAGTCAAAAACGATAAAGGACAGGTGAATATTATTATAGATACTACAGGACAAGTTAATGATTTTTCTAAATATCCCTCGCTCGCTATTTTGGTCAATAAAAATAAAATCTCTTTAAAAATACCTAACTTACAATTATTTAATATGCCTCAAGCTCAATTTAGTAGTGGGCCTCCAATGGTGCAAGAGTTTAGTAAGGAAGATAATGCTGTATTTGATGGTAAAATGATTGCAAAAGAAAAAACAATAACAAATATGAAATACTTTGCACAAGTATTGATGTATCCCATGATTGTTGCGGTACTTTTTTCAATGTTTATTACGTTTTTTTTAGTATTTGGATTTTTAGGACAAGTTTTTTCTAGTGTATTTTTTTCCTTTAGTATTACTTTCAAGCAATCTTGCCGACTTTTAATTGTTGCAGCAACACCAATGCTGATCGCGCTGATTCTTTTATTAACATCTAATTATATATTTCCCGGCTCGGGATTTATTTTATTATTTTTGCTGATTGGGTATTTCAGTTATGCTCTATTTGCTCTGCGCGCGGAGAGTAAAAAAGTTGTTAGGACATGATTGAATTAAAATGTTTCCACAATCATAAGAAGAAGTGGTGACTTTATGAAAGAATTGATTCATTTTGCTCATGGAAATGGCTTCCCAGCTTTGTGCTATAAACAAATGCTGGATTGCCTAGAGACTCAATTTGATTACTGTTATATAGATAGGATTGGACACAATCCGTTATTTCCAGTGGGTGAAAATTGGCACAATCTGGTGTTGGAAGTTATTGATAGCGTAAAAGACCAGGCAACTCGCCCTGTTATTGCAGTTGGTCATTCTTTAGGGGGTGTTTTAAGTTTATTAGCCGCAATAGAACAACCCGAATTATTTAAAGCGGTAATTATGTTAGACTCGCCATTACTTGGTACTTTTAAATCAAGTATGGTTCGTCTTGCAAAAACTTTGGGGATTATTGATAGGATAACACCAGCACAAAGGACACGAGGACGCCGGATGTATTGGAAAGATAAGGAGCAATTAATTAGCTATTTGAAAACAAGAGATTTATTTAAAACATTTACTGATGAGTGTTTAAATGATTATATTAGTTATGGACTAGAACATATGGACGATGGCTATTATTTACGCTTCGACAGACATATTGAATATCAAATTTATCGTACGATCCCTCATGTCATTCCTAATTTTGAAGGTAAGCTTTTCATTCCAACAGCATTAATTTATGGTGACAAAAGTACTGTGGTTGGTAAAATGGATATACGTTACATGAAAAAATATTTCAATGTAATCAACCATCGGATTCAAGGAACCCATTTATTTCCTATGGAGCATCCTGAATTGGCGGCAAAGCAAATTATAAAAATTGTCTCTTGTTTCAATAGACCTTTACATGTACCAAATAAGATCAGTTTGATATAACTGGGCGTCATTTTTATATCAAACGTTTCATTAATTAAGGAGAATACTGTGCTACATGCTATTTTAGTGCTCATAATCGTTGGAGCAGCAGGAATTTTACTCACGAGACAGGCAGCCATTTCGGTTTGGGCTATTAGCTTTGCTTTATTTAGTGCACTTATTTTTTCCTATGGTTCTCCCGGTTTATTCACTAAAATGACCCTTGTTATTATTGAACTCATTTTAATTATCAGTTCTATAAAGCCTTTAAGAAGAGAATTATTGTCTAAGTACTTTTTAAGAGCGGTTAGTAAAGCAATGCCTTCTATGTCTGTCACAGAAAGGGAAGCTCTAGAAGCAGGGACAGTGAGTTGGGAAGGTGATTTATTTAGTGGTGCTCCTGATTTTTCCGCACTTAGAAATGCTCCAGTTGTGCATTTAACCGCTGAGGAACAAGCATTTCTTGACGGGCCTGTGAATACTTTATGTTCCATGATTGATGATTGGAATATAACTCACAATCTTACCGATTTACCTTCTGAAATTTGGCAATTTATTAAAGAAAATCGTTTCTTAGGTATGATCATCCCTAAGAGTTATGGTGGTCTTGAATTTTCTGCCACAGCTCAAATGTCAGTTTTAGTAAAAATCTATGGACGTTCCATCACTGCAGCAACAACTATTTCTGTTCCCAACTCACTGGGACCAGGTGAGCTGTTACTGAAATATGGAACCGACGAACAAAAAAACTATTATTTGCCACGTTTGGCGGATGGACGAGAAATTCCATGTTTTGCACTGACTGGCCCTAATGCAGGCTCAGATGCTGCGTCGATTCCAGATAAAGGAATTGTCTGCCATCAAGAAATTAATGGCCAAAAAATATTAGGAATACGCTTAAATTGGGACAAGCGCTATATTACTTTATGCCCAGTAGCTACAGTAATCGGTCTGGCATTTCGATTATTCGATCCTGAGAATTTATTAGGTCGCGGCGAAGATGTGGGTATTAGTTGTGCATTAATACCAGCCAATACACCTGGAATTACTAAAGGACGCCGGCACTTCCCATTAAATACCGGATTTTTAAATGGGCCAACTCAAGGTAAAGATGTATTTATACCTATGGATTATCTAATTGGTGGCGCTGATATGGCAGGATGTGGGTGGCGTATGCTTATGGAGTGTTTAAGTGCTGGCAGAGCAATTTCTTTGCCCTCAAGTGCTAATGGAGGTGCCCAGGCAGTAGCTTTGGTCTCAGGAGCATATGCACGCATACGAAAACAATTCAATCAACCTATAGGGAAATTTGAAGGAATTGAAGAACCTTTAGCACGTATTGCTGCGAATACTTATATTATTGATGCTGCTTTAACAATGGCTGCTGCGGCTATTGATCATGGAGCAAAGCCCTCTGTTGCTGGGGCTATCCTAAAATATCATACAACTGAACGTGCAAGACAAATTGCATTCGATGCTATGGACATTCATGGCGGCAAAGGAATTTGTCTTGGTCCTAATAATTATTTAGGCCGAGGTTACCAAGGATCTCCTATCGGAATTACTGTTGAAGGTGCAAATATATTAACCCGAAGCTTAATTATTTTTGGTCAAGGTGCGATACGTTGTCATCCTTATGTGTATCATGAGCTAGAGAGTATCCGAAATAATAATCTCGTGGATTTTGATCAGGCTTTTTTTGCACATGCAGGTTTCTTCCTGGCTAATTTGACTAAGTCCATTATTTTTGCTTGGACGGATGCTTATTTATCCAAAGCACCTGCAAGTAGCGCAAAACGATATTATCAATTAGTCCATAGATACAGTACTCATTTGGCATTTCTTGCCGATTTTTCAATGACTGTCTTGGGGGGGGCTTTAAAGCGTAAAGAAAAATTATCTTCACGGCTTGGGGATATGCTGAGTAATTTGTATCTAGCTTCGGCTGTTTTGAAACGCTTTCATGAGGATGGAGAGCCAAAAGCTGATTTTCCTTTGGTTGAATGGAGTTGTCAGCAATTATTGTATGACTGTGAGACAGCAATGCAGGGAGTGATCGTTAATTTTCCTGCGCGTTGGGCTAGAATTATCTTACGCTTGATTATCAAGCCATTAGGTAATCGTAGAAATAAACCAGATGATCAATTGGGACATCAGTTAGCACGCCTTTTAATTGAACCTAATGAAACTCGAGCACGTTTAACCCGGTTAGTTTATAAAAAAGCTGGGGAGAATTGTCCCTTAGGTCGTACGGAAGAAGCATTCCTTAAAATTTGTGCTGCAGAAGAGTTAGAAAGAAAGGTAATGCGAGCAGTAAAAGAAAATGTTTTAAAGTCTCTTACTTTGCTTGAACAAATCGATGAGGCTTTGGCTTGTGGGGTACTCAGCGAAAAAGAAGCAAACCAATTAAAAGAAGCTGAATTGGCTCGTCAAGAAGTAATCAAGGTAGATGATTTCAATGATGAGGATCTGCGTCGTCCTATGTCAACAAAACCGGTACAAAGCAAAAAAATTAAGGATGGCATGGAGTCAGAAGTTATTTAGCCCATTTTTTTGCCAGTTTACTTAAATGGTGAAAAAAATTTTGCAGGCTTTTCTAAGGTGTGTTGGTACTCTGACACATCTTAACCTCAACATTTCAGACAAGATATTATTGCTATGATAACTGATATATCCCCACGAAAAATATGAAACAAAGCGAATGAAGGATATAATGATCTAATTTATTTTTCGGGCTTAATTCAAGATGTATGCCGCAGAAGGCTGCTCATTAATTCATGAAAATGTTATAGATCCATCATGTTGAAAAGTTGATCAAGTGGCTGTACGATACAAACAAGGATGCTGTAATTAATCAGCAAAACATATATATCGGATAAAAATGAATATCGTTGAATTAAAATCATTTCTTGCTGTTGTTGAATATCACTCCATTTCTTTGGCATCTAAAAAAATGAATGTTACTCAGCCTGCAATCACCAAGCGCATACAAAAGTTGGAGGCAGAGCTTGGAGTACAGTTATTCAAAAAATCAGGCATGAGAACGGAATTAACTGACAAAGGTAAGCTAAGTATTCCTTATATTAGGCAATTACTGCATACCTATGAGGGATTAATGTTTCAACTGGCAGGAAAAGATGACCATTCACGTTTGCTTAGCAATATTGGTGCTTCAGTTTATATCGCACAATCGGTACTTCCTGAGATTCAAAAATATATAAGTTCTCTTAATACTAATTTGCTCATGAATGTGAAATTAATTCATGAACGAGATGTTGCCGATGGATTATTTAGCGGTAATTTTGATGTGATTATTTCTCCTTTGTGCTTTAGTTTTCCAAAAACGGTAGCTTCAACTCCATTGTGGAGAGAAAAACTTATAATTGTTGCTGCTGATGATCATCCTCTCCACCATAAAGAAAATGTAACACTGGAGGAACTAGCTCTCTATGATGCTGTTGTGATGGAAAAAGAAATAGCAATACGCCAGAAAATTGACGAGCTTCTATGGAGTAATAATTTGAACCTAAGGGTGATATCTGAAGCCAATACTATCTATAATAATATCGCCATGACCCAACAAGGATTGGGGTGGTCAGTGATTTATGAACGTTTATTGACGCCCGGCTTATCGCCTATTAAGGTTGAAGGCAGTGATTTGTATATCGACTTTCATGTATATTTTTTAATGAAACGCAAAGAAGAACGAATGCTTAGGCTACTGATAGGGTATTTACAACAATTTATCAATGCATCTTCCGGATGGAAACAATTCGCTATCAAAAGTTCATAATTGATTCTGATTACATTAAATAATGTCCCTAGGATAAAACAATGCGTATTTTTTTGATTTAATCAGACGCATGACATGAAAAGATGAGAGTTTCCAGTTGATAGAAGTGGTAATCTTTAATCAACTTAATAAGAAATCTCTCATAGTAGATAATACCGTTAACCTCGTTCTTTTTAATGTTCGTTGAATGTAACTTTTAACGACATTGAGTGCTTACCTTTTCATTACAATAGCATCATTTTTTTAATGAGCTCGAGAATCTTAATTAGGATATCCATAAAGTTTCGCTATTTATGTTCTTTATGTAAATTTTAAATTATTTAATGATATAGGGTCATTTGACTTACGAATCTCTTTGATAGTACCCCGCATTGATTGTTGTTTATGATAAAGTCCCATGGCTGCTGTAGCTTGCTCTTTGTTCTCTATATTTTGAGTAGCTTTTTCTATGCTTACTCGTTTAGGGAACGCTGAATTAGTAAATACGTCAATCTCTTCACTAGATACAGCAGCATTTTTAATAATCCTAGAGTTTATTAATTTTTGGATCCCACTATTGGAATTTGAAATACCTTCATTTATAGGGCTTTGGATTGTAA from Legionella sainthelensi carries:
- a CDS encoding DUF1189 family protein, which encodes MSKEKNKLKSIDTPNYRYWSALYMSLYSRLLYVDVGKRWKGLGFLYLLLAIALFSIPFVIRMDLSFNNSFNEQLIKPLEEIPIFYIQEGNVVFDKPMPYLVKNDKGQVNIIIDTTGQVNDFSKYPSLAILVNKNKISLKIPNLQLFNMPQAQFSSGPPMVQEFSKEDNAVFDGKMIAKEKTITNMKYFAQVLMYPMIVAVLFSMFITFFLVFGFLGQVFSSVFFSFSITFKQSCRLLIVAATPMLIALILLLTSNYIFPGSGFILLFLLIGYFSYALFALRAESKKVVRT
- a CDS encoding LysR family transcriptional regulator, whose amino-acid sequence is MNIVELKSFLAVVEYHSISLASKKMNVTQPAITKRIQKLEAELGVQLFKKSGMRTELTDKGKLSIPYIRQLLHTYEGLMFQLAGKDDHSRLLSNIGASVYIAQSVLPEIQKYISSLNTNLLMNVKLIHERDVADGLFSGNFDVIISPLCFSFPKTVASTPLWREKLIIVAADDHPLHHKENVTLEELALYDAVVMEKEIAIRQKIDELLWSNNLNLRVISEANTIYNNIAMTQQGLGWSVIYERLLTPGLSPIKVEGSDLYIDFHVYFLMKRKEERMLRLLIGYLQQFINASSGWKQFAIKSS
- a CDS encoding alpha/beta fold hydrolase, giving the protein MKELIHFAHGNGFPALCYKQMLDCLETQFDYCYIDRIGHNPLFPVGENWHNLVLEVIDSVKDQATRPVIAVGHSLGGVLSLLAAIEQPELFKAVIMLDSPLLGTFKSSMVRLAKTLGIIDRITPAQRTRGRRMYWKDKEQLISYLKTRDLFKTFTDECLNDYISYGLEHMDDGYYLRFDRHIEYQIYRTIPHVIPNFEGKLFIPTALIYGDKSTVVGKMDIRYMKKYFNVINHRIQGTHLFPMEHPELAAKQIIKIVSCFNRPLHVPNKISLI
- a CDS encoding acyl-CoA dehydrogenase, which produces MLHAILVLIIVGAAGILLTRQAAISVWAISFALFSALIFSYGSPGLFTKMTLVIIELILIISSIKPLRRELLSKYFLRAVSKAMPSMSVTEREALEAGTVSWEGDLFSGAPDFSALRNAPVVHLTAEEQAFLDGPVNTLCSMIDDWNITHNLTDLPSEIWQFIKENRFLGMIIPKSYGGLEFSATAQMSVLVKIYGRSITAATTISVPNSLGPGELLLKYGTDEQKNYYLPRLADGREIPCFALTGPNAGSDAASIPDKGIVCHQEINGQKILGIRLNWDKRYITLCPVATVIGLAFRLFDPENLLGRGEDVGISCALIPANTPGITKGRRHFPLNTGFLNGPTQGKDVFIPMDYLIGGADMAGCGWRMLMECLSAGRAISLPSSANGGAQAVALVSGAYARIRKQFNQPIGKFEGIEEPLARIAANTYIIDAALTMAAAAIDHGAKPSVAGAILKYHTTERARQIAFDAMDIHGGKGICLGPNNYLGRGYQGSPIGITVEGANILTRSLIIFGQGAIRCHPYVYHELESIRNNNLVDFDQAFFAHAGFFLANLTKSIIFAWTDAYLSKAPASSAKRYYQLVHRYSTHLAFLADFSMTVLGGALKRKEKLSSRLGDMLSNLYLASAVLKRFHEDGEPKADFPLVEWSCQQLLYDCETAMQGVIVNFPARWARIILRLIIKPLGNRRNKPDDQLGHQLARLLIEPNETRARLTRLVYKKAGENCPLGRTEEAFLKICAAEELERKVMRAVKENVLKSLTLLEQIDEALACGVLSEKEANQLKEAELARQEVIKVDDFNDEDLRRPMSTKPVQSKKIKDGMESEVI